The following are encoded in a window of Alosa sapidissima isolate fAloSap1 chromosome 10, fAloSap1.pri, whole genome shotgun sequence genomic DNA:
- the pnisr gene encoding arginine/serine-rich protein PNISR isoform X3, with translation MWDQGGQPWPQWPLSQQQWMQSFQHQQDPSQVDWAALAQAWIAQKESSGPGSEPQQQQQQPPQQPPPPPMQPNGQDIPGLEPAAHNNHGSFQGDPNFNRMWQPEWGMHGQHAPPPPPPDQAWIPPGPAPMDMVTPSEDSNSQDSLEFPGDPHHGMFPQNSHGYGGQPDGYAVQPMGVAQFDYQHGAAAYGPPAASFHPPYWQQGPPQNRRDRPPGFRDRPRSPNQMVVKPEAPTLDAVKRRTLPAWIREGLEKMDREKQKKLEKERMEKQRAEMENDDHRDDDEEAAEEESGVARVPRKSKFDSDDEDGEDEDRERDGILKRKSEFASRSPSPSHEDQSEPEMTEEERDFQLMVLTKTLLTEVLLEVTSEEIYQVAKETHRKATKAPAKQLAQSSALASLTGLGGLGDYGSDESSDEERSGQGSESSDTDEEELRHRIRQKQDAFRRKERELQLLQEREALEGGKHEDAAADRSFREIPTHEDKQPDPKHRDRDRDREAEREPSAASAARSKGSEGEVRGRLGSGREHRSRSSSDGHSSSKRSSSSSSSSSSSSSSSATSRSSSPRRKRRRSRSSSRRRRSRSRSSRRRNSRSERERGGDRRRGSSRGHSPSSGGHSHRKRSRSRSRSRSRHRRTTSASRGRKSRSKDRVSRSRSRDRRRGGASKERSRRSRSNSRGGRRKQKEASKDRESKRRDRSHSRDKKKKEKESDKKRDKQKAKDREREKEKERERDRDKERGKEKERDRDREREAAPQEEVNGKSKRRRESDPSDSHQSDRLSKDSKASSGHRKGSGKASRKYSESDSSRSRSRSPEVSKEKKSKKSKRSRSHSTEKSHKSGKKASRKHKSKSRSRSSSPARRWS, from the exons ATGTGGGACCAGGGTGGACAGCCCTGGCCACAATGGCCTCTGAGCCAGCAGCAGTGGATGCAGTCCTTCCAACATCAACAAGACCCAA GCCAAGTGGACTGGGCAGCACTGGCACAGGCCTGGATAGCTCAGAAGGAGTCAAGCGGGCCTGGGTCCgagccgcagcagcagcagcagcagccgccgcAGCAACCGCCACCGCCGCCGATGCAGCCCAATGGCCAGGACATACCTGGCCTGGAGCCAGCGGCACACAACAATCATGGAAGCTTCCAGGGAGATCCCAACTTTAACAGAATGTGGCAGCCTG AGTGGGGAATGCACGGTCAGCAtgcgccccctcctcctccgcccGACCAGGCCTGGATTCCCCCAGGGCCCGCGCCCATGGACATGGTGACCCCCTCCGAAGACAGCAACAGCCAGGACAGCCTGGAGTTCCCAGGAGACCCCCACCACGGCATGTTCCCCCAGAATAGCCACGGCTATGGTGGCCAACCAGACGGTTATGCAGTCCAGCCCATGGGCGTCGCTCAGTTTGACTATCAG caTGGAGCAGCAGCATATGGCCCCCCTGCAGCCAGCTTCCATCCCCCCTACTGGCAGCAAGGACCGCCCCAAAACAGACGGGATCGCCCGCCGGGCTTCAGGGACCGGCCGCGCTCACCGAACCAGATGGTCGTCAAGCCTGAGGCCCCAACTCTAG ATGCGGTGAAGAGGCGGACGCTGCCGGCATGGATCCGCGAGGGCCTGGAGAAGATGGACCGCGAGAAGCAGAAGAAGCTGGAGAAGGAACGTATGGAGAAGCAGCGTGCCGAGATGGAGAACGATGACCACAGGGACGACGACGAGGAGGCGGCCGAGGAAGAGAGTGGTGTAGCACGAGTCCCACGCAAGAGCAAATTT GACAGTGATGATGAGGATGGTGAGGATGAAGACAGGGAAAGGGATGGCATACTTAAGAGGAAGTCTGAGTTCGCTAGCAGAAGCCCCTCCCCTTCACATGAAGACCAGAGCGAGCCGGAAATGACGGAGGAAGAGCGGGATTTCCAGCTG ATGGTTCTGACCAAAACGCTGCTGACTGAGGTGCTCCTAGAGGTCACCAGCGAGGAGATCTACCAGGTGGCCAAAGAGACGCACCGCAAAGCCACCAAAG CTCCTGCCAAACAGCTGGCACAGTCAAGTGCACTGGCTTCTCTGACTGGCCTCG GGGGTCTGGGGGACTACGGCTCGGACGAGAGCTCGGACGAGGAGCGCAGCGGCCAGGGCTCGGAGTCTTCGGACACGGACGAGGAGGAGCTGCGGCACCGCATCCGGCAGAAGCAGGACGCCTTCCGGCGCAAGGAGCGCGAGCTGCAACTGCTGCAGGAGAGGGAGGCGCTGGAGGGAGGCAAACACG AAGATGCTGCAGCGGACAGATCATTCAGAGAGATCCCCACTCACGAGGACAAGCAGCCAGACCCCaagcacagagacagagaccgagacagggaggcagagagggagccTAGCGCAGCATCCGCAGCCAGGTCAAAGGGCAGTGAGGGTGAGGTCAGGGGAAGGTTAGGGTCAGGTAGGGAGCACAGGAGTCGCTCCAGCTCAGACGGCCACTCTTCCAGCAAGCGATCTTCttcgtcctcgtcctcctcttcctcatcctcgtcTTCCTCGGCCACCTCCCGGTCGTCTTCGCCGCGGCGCAAACGCCGACGCAGCCGCTCGTCCTCCCGCAGACGGCGCAGCCGGAGCCGCAGCTCGCGCCGACGCAACTCCCGCTCGGAACGGGAGCGCGGCGGCGACAGGAGGCGGGGCAGCAGCCGAGGTCACTCCCCTTCCTCCGGAGGCCACTCCCACAGGAAGCGCAGCCGGAGCCGGTCCCGCTCACGCTCCCGCCACCGCCGGACCACCAGCGCCAGCAGGGGGCGCAAGAGCAGGTCAAAGGACCGGGTCAGTCGTAGCCGCAGCAGAGACAGGCGCCGTGGCGGCGCCAGCAAGGAGCGCAGCCGGCGTAGCCGTAGCAACAGCCGCGGCGGCCGCAGGAAGCAGAAGGAGGCCAGCAAGGACAGGGAGAGCAAGCGAAGGGATAGGAGCCACAGCCGcgacaagaagaagaaagagaaagagtccGATAAGAAGAGGGACAAGCAGAAGGCCAAAGACAGGgagcgagagaaggagaaggagagagagagggacagagacaaggagagagggaaagagaaggagagagatagagacagggagagagaggcagccccCCAGGAGGAGGTCAACGGGAAGTCCAAGCGCAGGAGGGAGAGCGACCCCTCCGACTCTCATCAGAGCGACAGGCTCTCTAAGGACAGCAAGGCCAGCAGCGGTCACAGGAAGGGCTCAGGCAAAGCTAGCAGGAAATACTCTGAGTCGGACTCCAGTAGGAGCAGGTCCCGCTCCCCTGAGGTTAGCAAGGAAAAGAAATCCAAAAAGTCTAAGCGTAGTCGCTCGCACTCCACGGAAAAGTCTCACAAGTCTGGTAAGAAGGCAAGCCGCAAACACAAGTCTAAGTCACGATCAAG GTCCTCCTCGCCGGCCCGCCGCTGGAGTTGA
- the pnisr gene encoding arginine/serine-rich protein PNISR isoform X4 translates to MWDQGGQPWPQWPLSQQQWMQSFQHQQDPSQVDWAALAQAWIAQKESSGPGSEPQQQQQQPPQQPPPPPMQPNGQDIPGLEPAAHNNHGSFQGDPNFNRMWQPEWGMHGQHAPPPPPPDQAWIPPGPAPMDMVTPSEDSNSQDSLEFPGDPHHGMFPQNSHGYGGQPDGYAVQPMGVAQFDYQHGAAAYGPPAASFHPPYWQQGPPQNRRDRPPGFRDRPRSPNQMVVKPEAPTLDAVKRRTLPAWIREGLEKMDREKQKKLEKERMEKQRAEMENDDHRDDDEEAAEEESGVARVPRKSKFDSDDEDGEDEDRERDGILKRKSEFASRSPSPSHEDQSEPEMTEEERDFQLMVLTKTLLTEVLLEVTSEEIYQVAKETHRKATKAPAKQLAQSSALASLTGLGGLGDYGSDESSDEERSGQGSESSDTDEEELRHRIRQKQDAFRRKERELQLLQEREALEGGKHDAAADRSFREIPTHEDKQPDPKHRDRDRDREAEREPSAASAARSKGSEGEVRGRLGSGREHRSRSSSDGHSSSKRSSSSSSSSSSSSSSSATSRSSSPRRKRRRSRSSSRRRRSRSRSSRRRNSRSERERGGDRRRGSSRGHSPSSGGHSHRKRSRSRSRSRSRHRRTTSASRGRKSRSKDRVSRSRSRDRRRGGASKERSRRSRSNSRGGRRKQKEASKDRESKRRDRSHSRDKKKKEKESDKKRDKQKAKDREREKEKERERDRDKERGKEKERDRDREREAAPQEEVNGKSKRRRESDPSDSHQSDRLSKDSKASSGHRKGSGKASRKYSESDSSRSRSRSPEVSKEKKSKKSKRSRSHSTEKSHKSGKKASRKHKSKSRSRSSSPARRWS, encoded by the exons ATGTGGGACCAGGGTGGACAGCCCTGGCCACAATGGCCTCTGAGCCAGCAGCAGTGGATGCAGTCCTTCCAACATCAACAAGACCCAA GCCAAGTGGACTGGGCAGCACTGGCACAGGCCTGGATAGCTCAGAAGGAGTCAAGCGGGCCTGGGTCCgagccgcagcagcagcagcagcagccgccgcAGCAACCGCCACCGCCGCCGATGCAGCCCAATGGCCAGGACATACCTGGCCTGGAGCCAGCGGCACACAACAATCATGGAAGCTTCCAGGGAGATCCCAACTTTAACAGAATGTGGCAGCCTG AGTGGGGAATGCACGGTCAGCAtgcgccccctcctcctccgcccGACCAGGCCTGGATTCCCCCAGGGCCCGCGCCCATGGACATGGTGACCCCCTCCGAAGACAGCAACAGCCAGGACAGCCTGGAGTTCCCAGGAGACCCCCACCACGGCATGTTCCCCCAGAATAGCCACGGCTATGGTGGCCAACCAGACGGTTATGCAGTCCAGCCCATGGGCGTCGCTCAGTTTGACTATCAG caTGGAGCAGCAGCATATGGCCCCCCTGCAGCCAGCTTCCATCCCCCCTACTGGCAGCAAGGACCGCCCCAAAACAGACGGGATCGCCCGCCGGGCTTCAGGGACCGGCCGCGCTCACCGAACCAGATGGTCGTCAAGCCTGAGGCCCCAACTCTAG ATGCGGTGAAGAGGCGGACGCTGCCGGCATGGATCCGCGAGGGCCTGGAGAAGATGGACCGCGAGAAGCAGAAGAAGCTGGAGAAGGAACGTATGGAGAAGCAGCGTGCCGAGATGGAGAACGATGACCACAGGGACGACGACGAGGAGGCGGCCGAGGAAGAGAGTGGTGTAGCACGAGTCCCACGCAAGAGCAAATTT GACAGTGATGATGAGGATGGTGAGGATGAAGACAGGGAAAGGGATGGCATACTTAAGAGGAAGTCTGAGTTCGCTAGCAGAAGCCCCTCCCCTTCACATGAAGACCAGAGCGAGCCGGAAATGACGGAGGAAGAGCGGGATTTCCAGCTG ATGGTTCTGACCAAAACGCTGCTGACTGAGGTGCTCCTAGAGGTCACCAGCGAGGAGATCTACCAGGTGGCCAAAGAGACGCACCGCAAAGCCACCAAAG CTCCTGCCAAACAGCTGGCACAGTCAAGTGCACTGGCTTCTCTGACTGGCCTCG GGGGTCTGGGGGACTACGGCTCGGACGAGAGCTCGGACGAGGAGCGCAGCGGCCAGGGCTCGGAGTCTTCGGACACGGACGAGGAGGAGCTGCGGCACCGCATCCGGCAGAAGCAGGACGCCTTCCGGCGCAAGGAGCGCGAGCTGCAACTGCTGCAGGAGAGGGAGGCGCTGGAGGGAGGCAAACACG ATGCTGCAGCGGACAGATCATTCAGAGAGATCCCCACTCACGAGGACAAGCAGCCAGACCCCaagcacagagacagagaccgagacagggaggcagagagggagccTAGCGCAGCATCCGCAGCCAGGTCAAAGGGCAGTGAGGGTGAGGTCAGGGGAAGGTTAGGGTCAGGTAGGGAGCACAGGAGTCGCTCCAGCTCAGACGGCCACTCTTCCAGCAAGCGATCTTCttcgtcctcgtcctcctcttcctcatcctcgtcTTCCTCGGCCACCTCCCGGTCGTCTTCGCCGCGGCGCAAACGCCGACGCAGCCGCTCGTCCTCCCGCAGACGGCGCAGCCGGAGCCGCAGCTCGCGCCGACGCAACTCCCGCTCGGAACGGGAGCGCGGCGGCGACAGGAGGCGGGGCAGCAGCCGAGGTCACTCCCCTTCCTCCGGAGGCCACTCCCACAGGAAGCGCAGCCGGAGCCGGTCCCGCTCACGCTCCCGCCACCGCCGGACCACCAGCGCCAGCAGGGGGCGCAAGAGCAGGTCAAAGGACCGGGTCAGTCGTAGCCGCAGCAGAGACAGGCGCCGTGGCGGCGCCAGCAAGGAGCGCAGCCGGCGTAGCCGTAGCAACAGCCGCGGCGGCCGCAGGAAGCAGAAGGAGGCCAGCAAGGACAGGGAGAGCAAGCGAAGGGATAGGAGCCACAGCCGcgacaagaagaagaaagagaaagagtccGATAAGAAGAGGGACAAGCAGAAGGCCAAAGACAGGgagcgagagaaggagaaggagagagagagggacagagacaaggagagagggaaagagaaggagagagatagagacagggagagagaggcagccccCCAGGAGGAGGTCAACGGGAAGTCCAAGCGCAGGAGGGAGAGCGACCCCTCCGACTCTCATCAGAGCGACAGGCTCTCTAAGGACAGCAAGGCCAGCAGCGGTCACAGGAAGGGCTCAGGCAAAGCTAGCAGGAAATACTCTGAGTCGGACTCCAGTAGGAGCAGGTCCCGCTCCCCTGAGGTTAGCAAGGAAAAGAAATCCAAAAAGTCTAAGCGTAGTCGCTCGCACTCCACGGAAAAGTCTCACAAGTCTGGTAAGAAGGCAAGCCGCAAACACAAGTCTAAGTCACGATCAAG GTCCTCCTCGCCGGCCCGCCGCTGGAGTTGA
- the pnisr gene encoding arginine/serine-rich protein PNISR isoform X1, giving the protein MWDQGGQPWPQWPLSQQQWMQSFQHQQDPSQVDWAALAQAWIAQKESSGPGSEPQQQQQQPPQQPPPPPMQPNGQDIPGLEPAAHNNHGSFQGDPNFNRMWQPEWGMHGQHAPPPPPPDQAWIPPGPAPMDMVTPSEDSNSQDSLEFPGDPHHGMFPQNSHGYGGQPDGYAVQPMGVAQFDYQHGAAAYGPPAASFHPPYWQQGPPQNRRDRPPGFRDRPRSPNQMVVKPEAPTLGGHALSLDAVKRRTLPAWIREGLEKMDREKQKKLEKERMEKQRAEMENDDHRDDDEEAAEEESGVARVPRKSKFDSDDEDGEDEDRERDGILKRKSEFASRSPSPSHEDQSEPEMTEEERDFQLMVLTKTLLTEVLLEVTSEEIYQVAKETHRKATKAPAKQLAQSSALASLTGLGGLGDYGSDESSDEERSGQGSESSDTDEEELRHRIRQKQDAFRRKERELQLLQEREALEGGKHEDAAADRSFREIPTHEDKQPDPKHRDRDRDREAEREPSAASAARSKGSEGEVRGRLGSGREHRSRSSSDGHSSSKRSSSSSSSSSSSSSSSATSRSSSPRRKRRRSRSSSRRRRSRSRSSRRRNSRSERERGGDRRRGSSRGHSPSSGGHSHRKRSRSRSRSRSRHRRTTSASRGRKSRSKDRVSRSRSRDRRRGGASKERSRRSRSNSRGGRRKQKEASKDRESKRRDRSHSRDKKKKEKESDKKRDKQKAKDREREKEKERERDRDKERGKEKERDRDREREAAPQEEVNGKSKRRRESDPSDSHQSDRLSKDSKASSGHRKGSGKASRKYSESDSSRSRSRSPEVSKEKKSKKSKRSRSHSTEKSHKSGKKASRKHKSKSRSRSSSPARRWS; this is encoded by the exons ATGTGGGACCAGGGTGGACAGCCCTGGCCACAATGGCCTCTGAGCCAGCAGCAGTGGATGCAGTCCTTCCAACATCAACAAGACCCAA GCCAAGTGGACTGGGCAGCACTGGCACAGGCCTGGATAGCTCAGAAGGAGTCAAGCGGGCCTGGGTCCgagccgcagcagcagcagcagcagccgccgcAGCAACCGCCACCGCCGCCGATGCAGCCCAATGGCCAGGACATACCTGGCCTGGAGCCAGCGGCACACAACAATCATGGAAGCTTCCAGGGAGATCCCAACTTTAACAGAATGTGGCAGCCTG AGTGGGGAATGCACGGTCAGCAtgcgccccctcctcctccgcccGACCAGGCCTGGATTCCCCCAGGGCCCGCGCCCATGGACATGGTGACCCCCTCCGAAGACAGCAACAGCCAGGACAGCCTGGAGTTCCCAGGAGACCCCCACCACGGCATGTTCCCCCAGAATAGCCACGGCTATGGTGGCCAACCAGACGGTTATGCAGTCCAGCCCATGGGCGTCGCTCAGTTTGACTATCAG caTGGAGCAGCAGCATATGGCCCCCCTGCAGCCAGCTTCCATCCCCCCTACTGGCAGCAAGGACCGCCCCAAAACAGACGGGATCGCCCGCCGGGCTTCAGGGACCGGCCGCGCTCACCGAACCAGATGGTCGTCAAGCCTGAGGCCCCAACTCTAGGTGGGCATGCCCTCTCTCTAG ATGCGGTGAAGAGGCGGACGCTGCCGGCATGGATCCGCGAGGGCCTGGAGAAGATGGACCGCGAGAAGCAGAAGAAGCTGGAGAAGGAACGTATGGAGAAGCAGCGTGCCGAGATGGAGAACGATGACCACAGGGACGACGACGAGGAGGCGGCCGAGGAAGAGAGTGGTGTAGCACGAGTCCCACGCAAGAGCAAATTT GACAGTGATGATGAGGATGGTGAGGATGAAGACAGGGAAAGGGATGGCATACTTAAGAGGAAGTCTGAGTTCGCTAGCAGAAGCCCCTCCCCTTCACATGAAGACCAGAGCGAGCCGGAAATGACGGAGGAAGAGCGGGATTTCCAGCTG ATGGTTCTGACCAAAACGCTGCTGACTGAGGTGCTCCTAGAGGTCACCAGCGAGGAGATCTACCAGGTGGCCAAAGAGACGCACCGCAAAGCCACCAAAG CTCCTGCCAAACAGCTGGCACAGTCAAGTGCACTGGCTTCTCTGACTGGCCTCG GGGGTCTGGGGGACTACGGCTCGGACGAGAGCTCGGACGAGGAGCGCAGCGGCCAGGGCTCGGAGTCTTCGGACACGGACGAGGAGGAGCTGCGGCACCGCATCCGGCAGAAGCAGGACGCCTTCCGGCGCAAGGAGCGCGAGCTGCAACTGCTGCAGGAGAGGGAGGCGCTGGAGGGAGGCAAACACG AAGATGCTGCAGCGGACAGATCATTCAGAGAGATCCCCACTCACGAGGACAAGCAGCCAGACCCCaagcacagagacagagaccgagacagggaggcagagagggagccTAGCGCAGCATCCGCAGCCAGGTCAAAGGGCAGTGAGGGTGAGGTCAGGGGAAGGTTAGGGTCAGGTAGGGAGCACAGGAGTCGCTCCAGCTCAGACGGCCACTCTTCCAGCAAGCGATCTTCttcgtcctcgtcctcctcttcctcatcctcgtcTTCCTCGGCCACCTCCCGGTCGTCTTCGCCGCGGCGCAAACGCCGACGCAGCCGCTCGTCCTCCCGCAGACGGCGCAGCCGGAGCCGCAGCTCGCGCCGACGCAACTCCCGCTCGGAACGGGAGCGCGGCGGCGACAGGAGGCGGGGCAGCAGCCGAGGTCACTCCCCTTCCTCCGGAGGCCACTCCCACAGGAAGCGCAGCCGGAGCCGGTCCCGCTCACGCTCCCGCCACCGCCGGACCACCAGCGCCAGCAGGGGGCGCAAGAGCAGGTCAAAGGACCGGGTCAGTCGTAGCCGCAGCAGAGACAGGCGCCGTGGCGGCGCCAGCAAGGAGCGCAGCCGGCGTAGCCGTAGCAACAGCCGCGGCGGCCGCAGGAAGCAGAAGGAGGCCAGCAAGGACAGGGAGAGCAAGCGAAGGGATAGGAGCCACAGCCGcgacaagaagaagaaagagaaagagtccGATAAGAAGAGGGACAAGCAGAAGGCCAAAGACAGGgagcgagagaaggagaaggagagagagagggacagagacaaggagagagggaaagagaaggagagagatagagacagggagagagaggcagccccCCAGGAGGAGGTCAACGGGAAGTCCAAGCGCAGGAGGGAGAGCGACCCCTCCGACTCTCATCAGAGCGACAGGCTCTCTAAGGACAGCAAGGCCAGCAGCGGTCACAGGAAGGGCTCAGGCAAAGCTAGCAGGAAATACTCTGAGTCGGACTCCAGTAGGAGCAGGTCCCGCTCCCCTGAGGTTAGCAAGGAAAAGAAATCCAAAAAGTCTAAGCGTAGTCGCTCGCACTCCACGGAAAAGTCTCACAAGTCTGGTAAGAAGGCAAGCCGCAAACACAAGTCTAAGTCACGATCAAG GTCCTCCTCGCCGGCCCGCCGCTGGAGTTGA
- the pnisr gene encoding arginine/serine-rich protein PNISR isoform X2 → MWDQGGQPWPQWPLSQQQWMQSFQHQQDPSQVDWAALAQAWIAQKESSGPGSEPQQQQQQPPQQPPPPPMQPNGQDIPGLEPAAHNNHGSFQGDPNFNRMWQPEWGMHGQHAPPPPPPDQAWIPPGPAPMDMVTPSEDSNSQDSLEFPGDPHHGMFPQNSHGYGGQPDGYAVQPMGVAQFDYQHGAAAYGPPAASFHPPYWQQGPPQNRRDRPPGFRDRPRSPNQMVVKPEAPTLGGHALSLDAVKRRTLPAWIREGLEKMDREKQKKLEKERMEKQRAEMENDDHRDDDEEAAEEESGVARVPRKSKFDSDDEDGEDEDRERDGILKRKSEFASRSPSPSHEDQSEPEMTEEERDFQLMVLTKTLLTEVLLEVTSEEIYQVAKETHRKATKAPAKQLAQSSALASLTGLGGLGDYGSDESSDEERSGQGSESSDTDEEELRHRIRQKQDAFRRKERELQLLQEREALEGGKHDAAADRSFREIPTHEDKQPDPKHRDRDRDREAEREPSAASAARSKGSEGEVRGRLGSGREHRSRSSSDGHSSSKRSSSSSSSSSSSSSSSATSRSSSPRRKRRRSRSSSRRRRSRSRSSRRRNSRSERERGGDRRRGSSRGHSPSSGGHSHRKRSRSRSRSRSRHRRTTSASRGRKSRSKDRVSRSRSRDRRRGGASKERSRRSRSNSRGGRRKQKEASKDRESKRRDRSHSRDKKKKEKESDKKRDKQKAKDREREKEKERERDRDKERGKEKERDRDREREAAPQEEVNGKSKRRRESDPSDSHQSDRLSKDSKASSGHRKGSGKASRKYSESDSSRSRSRSPEVSKEKKSKKSKRSRSHSTEKSHKSGKKASRKHKSKSRSRSSSPARRWS, encoded by the exons ATGTGGGACCAGGGTGGACAGCCCTGGCCACAATGGCCTCTGAGCCAGCAGCAGTGGATGCAGTCCTTCCAACATCAACAAGACCCAA GCCAAGTGGACTGGGCAGCACTGGCACAGGCCTGGATAGCTCAGAAGGAGTCAAGCGGGCCTGGGTCCgagccgcagcagcagcagcagcagccgccgcAGCAACCGCCACCGCCGCCGATGCAGCCCAATGGCCAGGACATACCTGGCCTGGAGCCAGCGGCACACAACAATCATGGAAGCTTCCAGGGAGATCCCAACTTTAACAGAATGTGGCAGCCTG AGTGGGGAATGCACGGTCAGCAtgcgccccctcctcctccgcccGACCAGGCCTGGATTCCCCCAGGGCCCGCGCCCATGGACATGGTGACCCCCTCCGAAGACAGCAACAGCCAGGACAGCCTGGAGTTCCCAGGAGACCCCCACCACGGCATGTTCCCCCAGAATAGCCACGGCTATGGTGGCCAACCAGACGGTTATGCAGTCCAGCCCATGGGCGTCGCTCAGTTTGACTATCAG caTGGAGCAGCAGCATATGGCCCCCCTGCAGCCAGCTTCCATCCCCCCTACTGGCAGCAAGGACCGCCCCAAAACAGACGGGATCGCCCGCCGGGCTTCAGGGACCGGCCGCGCTCACCGAACCAGATGGTCGTCAAGCCTGAGGCCCCAACTCTAGGTGGGCATGCCCTCTCTCTAG ATGCGGTGAAGAGGCGGACGCTGCCGGCATGGATCCGCGAGGGCCTGGAGAAGATGGACCGCGAGAAGCAGAAGAAGCTGGAGAAGGAACGTATGGAGAAGCAGCGTGCCGAGATGGAGAACGATGACCACAGGGACGACGACGAGGAGGCGGCCGAGGAAGAGAGTGGTGTAGCACGAGTCCCACGCAAGAGCAAATTT GACAGTGATGATGAGGATGGTGAGGATGAAGACAGGGAAAGGGATGGCATACTTAAGAGGAAGTCTGAGTTCGCTAGCAGAAGCCCCTCCCCTTCACATGAAGACCAGAGCGAGCCGGAAATGACGGAGGAAGAGCGGGATTTCCAGCTG ATGGTTCTGACCAAAACGCTGCTGACTGAGGTGCTCCTAGAGGTCACCAGCGAGGAGATCTACCAGGTGGCCAAAGAGACGCACCGCAAAGCCACCAAAG CTCCTGCCAAACAGCTGGCACAGTCAAGTGCACTGGCTTCTCTGACTGGCCTCG GGGGTCTGGGGGACTACGGCTCGGACGAGAGCTCGGACGAGGAGCGCAGCGGCCAGGGCTCGGAGTCTTCGGACACGGACGAGGAGGAGCTGCGGCACCGCATCCGGCAGAAGCAGGACGCCTTCCGGCGCAAGGAGCGCGAGCTGCAACTGCTGCAGGAGAGGGAGGCGCTGGAGGGAGGCAAACACG ATGCTGCAGCGGACAGATCATTCAGAGAGATCCCCACTCACGAGGACAAGCAGCCAGACCCCaagcacagagacagagaccgagacagggaggcagagagggagccTAGCGCAGCATCCGCAGCCAGGTCAAAGGGCAGTGAGGGTGAGGTCAGGGGAAGGTTAGGGTCAGGTAGGGAGCACAGGAGTCGCTCCAGCTCAGACGGCCACTCTTCCAGCAAGCGATCTTCttcgtcctcgtcctcctcttcctcatcctcgtcTTCCTCGGCCACCTCCCGGTCGTCTTCGCCGCGGCGCAAACGCCGACGCAGCCGCTCGTCCTCCCGCAGACGGCGCAGCCGGAGCCGCAGCTCGCGCCGACGCAACTCCCGCTCGGAACGGGAGCGCGGCGGCGACAGGAGGCGGGGCAGCAGCCGAGGTCACTCCCCTTCCTCCGGAGGCCACTCCCACAGGAAGCGCAGCCGGAGCCGGTCCCGCTCACGCTCCCGCCACCGCCGGACCACCAGCGCCAGCAGGGGGCGCAAGAGCAGGTCAAAGGACCGGGTCAGTCGTAGCCGCAGCAGAGACAGGCGCCGTGGCGGCGCCAGCAAGGAGCGCAGCCGGCGTAGCCGTAGCAACAGCCGCGGCGGCCGCAGGAAGCAGAAGGAGGCCAGCAAGGACAGGGAGAGCAAGCGAAGGGATAGGAGCCACAGCCGcgacaagaagaagaaagagaaagagtccGATAAGAAGAGGGACAAGCAGAAGGCCAAAGACAGGgagcgagagaaggagaaggagagagagagggacagagacaaggagagagggaaagagaaggagagagatagagacagggagagagaggcagccccCCAGGAGGAGGTCAACGGGAAGTCCAAGCGCAGGAGGGAGAGCGACCCCTCCGACTCTCATCAGAGCGACAGGCTCTCTAAGGACAGCAAGGCCAGCAGCGGTCACAGGAAGGGCTCAGGCAAAGCTAGCAGGAAATACTCTGAGTCGGACTCCAGTAGGAGCAGGTCCCGCTCCCCTGAGGTTAGCAAGGAAAAGAAATCCAAAAAGTCTAAGCGTAGTCGCTCGCACTCCACGGAAAAGTCTCACAAGTCTGGTAAGAAGGCAAGCCGCAAACACAAGTCTAAGTCACGATCAAG GTCCTCCTCGCCGGCCCGCCGCTGGAGTTGA